One genomic window of Candidatus Trichorickettsia mobilis includes the following:
- the lpdA gene encoding dihydrolipoyl dehydrogenase, which produces MENYDVIVIGGGPGGYVAAIRCAQLGKKVALVEKEHLGGVCLNWGCIPTKALLKSAEMLYHIKHAQDFGIDIAGYKIDIKQMVARSRRISSQLTGGIKGLLKKNKVNVFEGTAQIAKNKIIEVKNSKEQFSIKASNIIIATGAKPKILPGFEPDGKQIWTSREAMIPDSLPKSIIIVGSGAIGVEFASFYNTLGVDVTILEAQDRILPIEDLEISALAQKIFVQQGIKIFTNVKLLDHKINQSQISVNIQFEEKKHLHTADKLLMAVGISGNIENIGLENTKIKVANSHIVTDEFMQTDEVGIYAIGDVAGSPWLAHKASHEGIIVANMIAGLKPHPINKNNIPGCTYSYPQIASVGLTESAAKAAGYQVQVGKFPYQANGKALALGELNGLIKTIFDAKTGELLGAHMIGAEVTELIQGYVIAKNLEATELDLINTIFPHPTLSEMMHESVLQAYERAIHI; this is translated from the coding sequence ATGGAAAATTATGATGTAATAGTAATAGGTGGAGGGCCGGGGGGTTATGTTGCTGCGATCAGATGTGCTCAACTAGGCAAAAAAGTTGCCCTAGTAGAAAAGGAGCATCTTGGTGGTGTGTGCCTTAATTGGGGCTGTATCCCGACTAAGGCATTGCTTAAATCAGCAGAAATGCTCTATCATATTAAACATGCACAAGATTTTGGCATTGATATAGCTGGATATAAGATAGATATCAAGCAAATGGTAGCGCGTTCACGGCGTATTTCTAGTCAATTAACTGGTGGTATCAAAGGATTGTTGAAAAAGAATAAAGTTAATGTATTTGAGGGTACGGCGCAAATAGCAAAGAATAAAATAATTGAGGTTAAAAATTCAAAAGAACAATTTAGTATTAAAGCCAGTAATATTATTATCGCTACCGGAGCAAAGCCTAAAATATTACCAGGATTTGAGCCAGACGGCAAACAAATCTGGACTTCTCGCGAGGCGATGATTCCAGACTCTTTACCAAAATCAATAATTATTGTTGGATCTGGGGCTATTGGTGTAGAGTTTGCTTCTTTCTATAATACTCTTGGAGTAGATGTTACAATACTAGAAGCTCAAGATCGAATTCTTCCAATAGAAGATCTAGAAATTTCTGCACTAGCGCAAAAGATCTTTGTACAACAAGGCATTAAAATTTTTACTAATGTAAAATTACTGGATCATAAGATAAATCAAAGTCAAATCTCAGTTAATATACAATTTGAAGAGAAAAAACACCTGCATACTGCAGATAAATTATTGATGGCGGTAGGAATTAGCGGTAACATTGAAAATATAGGTTTAGAAAACACTAAGATTAAGGTTGCTAATAGTCATATAGTTACTGATGAATTTATGCAAACTGATGAGGTTGGGATTTATGCAATCGGAGATGTTGCCGGTAGTCCATGGCTTGCTCATAAAGCCAGTCATGAGGGAATAATAGTAGCAAATATGATTGCAGGACTAAAACCACATCCAATTAATAAGAATAATATTCCTGGTTGCACTTATTCTTATCCACAAATTGCCAGCGTTGGTTTGACCGAGAGTGCAGCAAAAGCTGCTGGTTACCAGGTGCAAGTTGGTAAGTTTCCTTATCAAGCTAATGGTAAGGCTTTGGCATTAGGTGAGTTGAATGGCTTGATTAAAACTATTTTTGATGCCAAGACCGGGGAGTTACTTGGTGCACATATGATTGGTGCTGAAGTTACTGAATTAATTCAAGGTTATGTTATTGCTAAAAACCTGGAGGCCACAGAGCTAGATTTAATAAATACGATTTTTCCACATCCTACTTTATCTGAAATGATGCATGAGTCTGTGTTGCAGGCTTATGAGAGGGCGATCCACATATAA
- a CDS encoding IS630 transposase-related protein, with the protein MREDVVQYSDAYQYERAERLGVSKSGIQKALKKLNITYKKSFKTSEGKRRREVRISE; encoded by the coding sequence TTGAGAGAAGACGTGGTGCAATATAGTGACGCGTATCAATATGAAAGAGCTGAGCGGTTAGGAGTGAGTAAATCTGGAATACAAAAAGCATTAAAGAAGTTGAACATTACGTATAAAAAAAGCTTTAAAACATCCGAAGGCAAAAGAAGAAGAGAGGTTAGAATTTCAGAATAA
- a CDS encoding IS5 family transposase (programmed frameshift): MRYKNLSILSEEHFRRLTGVRNSTFEKMVGILKTEKQINRRYQGGRRASLSMEDSLLMTLEYLREYRTYFHIAKNYGVSESSAFKTIRFVEDTLIKHPDFALPGKKALVKSGMEYELVLIDATESPIERPPKKQKYYYSGKKKRHTLKTQIVVDKKSKRVICTSFSNGKRHDFKLFKESRTHILPEVKVITDTGYQGLQKIHTNSELPKKKSKKNALTKEDKKNNRSLASDRVLNENVIGMLKRFKIIADKYRNRRKRFGLRFNLIAGLYNWDLGK, encoded by the exons ATGAGATATAAAAATTTAAGCATTTTATCGGAAGAGCATTTTAGAAGATTAACTGGGGTAAGAAATAGTACATTCGAAAAGATGGTAGGGATTTTAAAGACAGAGAAACAAATAAATAGGAGGTACCAAGGTGGCAGAAGAGCTAGTCTTAGTATGGAAGACAGCCTATTAATGACACTTGAATATTTAAGGGAATACCGTACCTATTTTCATATAGCTAAGAATTATGGGGTTAGCGAAAGCAGTGCATTTAAAACAATTCGTTTTGTTGAAGACACTCTAATAAAACATCCGGATTTTGCTCTTCCAGGTAAGAAGGCTCTAGTTAAAAGCGGTATGGAGTATGAATTAGTTTTAATAGATGCTACAGAAAGCCCTATAGAGCGACCCC CAAAAAAACAGAAATACTATTACTCAGGTAAAAAGAAAAGACATACGTTAAAGACTCAAATAGTAGTAGATAAGAAAAGCAAACGAGTCATATGCACTTCTTTTTCCAATGGTAAGCGTCATGATTTTAAATTATTTAAAGAATCAAGAACCCATATACTGCCTGAGGTTAAAGTGATTACTGATACTGGTTATCAAGGCTTACAGAAGATTCATACAAATTCTGAGCTACCAAAGAAAAAGAGTAAAAAGAATGCTTTAACCAAAGAAGATAAGAAAAATAATAGAAGTTTAGCAAGTGACAGAGTATTAAATGAAAATGTTATAGGTATGTTAAAGCGTTTTAAAATAATTGCTGATAAATATCGAAATAGACGCAAAAGATTTGGTCTTAGGTTCAATTTAATTGCTGGTTTATATAATTGGGATCTTGGTAAATGA
- a CDS encoding prepilin peptidase: MLEYIIVTIFGLLIGNFATTIFYRLPRNITICGINQNCDQPPFCSYCRHLLKPYEYLPLLSWFSTFGKCNYCNSNIPAQYFILEISAVILSNSCFYLFNGITDLYILIFGFGVSCLLNILIYREHKAIPQIIIISMLFWGAIYRTLTEQTIILWLSSLSIAFIISLFLLNNKFNNTLRSQCIINILMLTSVWCSQEDLTLYIIIIAILCILWSFWKQLDLYSLSILTLFCITISDAILFLNQT, from the coding sequence ATGCTGGAATATATAATAGTTACAATTTTTGGATTACTTATCGGTAATTTTGCGACGACCATATTTTATCGTTTACCACGAAATATTACTATTTGCGGTATTAATCAAAACTGCGACCAACCTCCATTCTGCTCTTATTGTCGCCATCTGCTTAAGCCCTATGAGTACTTACCATTACTAAGCTGGTTTAGTACATTTGGAAAATGCAACTATTGTAATTCTAATATTCCAGCTCAATATTTTATTTTAGAAATCAGTGCAGTCATTCTTTCCAATAGCTGTTTTTATTTATTTAATGGGATTACTGATTTATATATATTGATATTTGGCTTTGGAGTCAGTTGCTTGCTGAATATCCTTATTTATCGTGAACATAAGGCTATACCACAAATAATTATAATATCTATGTTATTTTGGGGAGCTATTTATCGTACTTTAACTGAACAAACTATTATACTATGGTTATCAAGTCTATCTATTGCTTTTATTATTAGTTTATTTTTATTAAACAATAAATTTAATAATACTCTTCGTTCTCAATGTATAATTAATATATTAATGTTAACCAGTGTTTGGTGTTCTCAAGAAGACTTAACATTATATATCATAATTATTGCAATATTATGTATTTTATGGAGTTTTTGGAAACAACTGGACTTATATTCATTAAGTATTCTTACCCTCTTCTGTATCACGATATCAGATGCTATTTTATTTCTGAATCAAACATAA
- the lipA gene encoding lipoyl synthase: MPDIVIEEGTVKTRPAWIKVKAPNSYEYHNTKQLITDLKLNTVCEEAACPNIGECWSKRHATVMILGSTCTRACHFCNVATGRPDLVDPHEPERLAIAVKKLGLEHVVITSVDRDDLDDGGAGHFAECITKIRQLSPATTIEVLTPDFLKKTGAIEIVVQAKPDVYNHNIETVPSLYKTIRPGARYYHSLNLLHTVKKLDPTIFTKSGMMVGLGEETDEVIQVMEDLRAAEVEFLTIGQYLQPTPKHAKIARYVTPDEFNYLERVAKTKGFMMVSASPLTRSSYHAGADFQKLKNIKMSKVS; encoded by the coding sequence ATGCCAGATATAGTAATTGAAGAAGGAACGGTTAAAACAAGGCCAGCTTGGATTAAAGTCAAAGCTCCGAATTCCTATGAATATCATAATACCAAACAGCTAATTACTGACCTGAAATTAAATACGGTCTGTGAGGAAGCAGCGTGTCCTAATATCGGTGAATGTTGGTCTAAGCGACACGCAACAGTGATGATTCTTGGCTCTACTTGTACTCGCGCTTGCCATTTCTGTAATGTTGCAACCGGAAGACCTGATCTGGTAGATCCACATGAACCAGAAAGGTTGGCAATTGCCGTAAAAAAACTGGGGTTAGAGCATGTGGTGATTACCTCAGTTGATCGTGATGATCTTGATGATGGTGGTGCAGGGCACTTTGCTGAATGCATTACCAAAATTAGGCAGCTATCACCTGCTACTACTATTGAAGTTTTAACCCCTGATTTTTTAAAAAAAACTGGTGCAATTGAAATTGTGGTGCAGGCAAAACCTGATGTATATAACCATAATATTGAGACTGTACCATCTTTATATAAAACGATTAGGCCTGGAGCTCGTTATTATCATTCGCTTAATTTATTACATACCGTAAAAAAACTTGATCCAACAATTTTTACAAAATCTGGAATGATGGTCGGGCTCGGTGAGGAGACTGATGAAGTCATTCAAGTTATGGAAGATTTACGTGCAGCTGAAGTAGAGTTCTTAACTATAGGGCAGTATTTGCAACCTACTCCAAAACACGCAAAAATTGCAAGATATGTTACTCCTGATGAGTTTAACTATTTAGAAAGAGTAGCAAAAACCAAAGGTTTCATGATGGTATCAGCGAGTCCCTTAACTCGCTCATCTTATCATGCTGGAGCAGATTTCCAAAAACTTAAAAATATAAAAATGTCTAAGGTTAGTTGA
- the metG gene encoding methionine--tRNA ligase produces MNNKYYITTPIYYVNDVPHIGHAYTTIAADVIARFKRLSGCEVMFLTGTDEHGQKVEKSAAKAGLDPQSFTDQTSASFYKLMTVMNISNDDFIRTTSSRHQESVKKFWQRLKDSGNIYLGTYDGWYSVRDEAFYDQTELTAEGKAPTGADVEWVSEPSYFFALSKWQDQLLAFYEANPDFIRPLSKRNEVINFVKSGLQDLSVSRTSFSWGIKVPNDEKHVIYVWLDALINYISALGYPEDQDGKYQKYWPADAHIVGKDILRFHAIYWPAFLMAAGLELPKSIMAHGWWTNQGQKISKSIGNVIDPLKLSDEFGVDQVRYFLMREITFGADGNYSPENLINRVNSELANKIGNLLQRTSTLVHKYMAGKVPEINSNQLEQAYNLPILIMAAQMPQSNAILMASLEINNVLNNIIILSEQANIYIDQQAPWKLALTDINQTKLVLFVLLETLRFIAIMLQPFTPEAANIMLNQLGIPSSQRNFAYLNKNYAITSGSELLPPTAVFPRIG; encoded by the coding sequence ATGAATAACAAATATTATATTACTACCCCAATATATTATGTCAATGACGTACCTCATATAGGCCATGCTTATACTACTATTGCAGCAGATGTTATTGCTAGATTCAAGCGCTTAAGCGGTTGTGAAGTAATGTTTTTGACTGGCACTGACGAACATGGTCAAAAAGTTGAAAAATCTGCAGCTAAGGCTGGGCTTGATCCACAAAGCTTTACTGATCAAACTTCGGCAAGTTTTTATAAATTAATGACAGTAATGAATATTTCTAACGATGATTTTATTAGAACCACCTCATCTCGACATCAAGAAAGTGTTAAGAAATTCTGGCAACGATTAAAAGACAGCGGCAATATTTATCTAGGAACATATGATGGTTGGTATTCAGTTCGGGATGAGGCATTTTATGATCAAACAGAGCTGACTGCTGAAGGTAAGGCTCCGACAGGTGCTGATGTTGAGTGGGTAAGTGAACCAAGTTATTTTTTTGCTTTATCCAAATGGCAAGATCAATTATTAGCATTTTATGAAGCTAATCCTGATTTTATCAGACCATTATCTAAACGTAACGAGGTCATTAACTTTGTTAAAAGTGGATTACAAGATTTATCAGTATCCCGTACTAGCTTCAGTTGGGGAATAAAAGTACCTAATGATGAAAAACACGTAATTTATGTCTGGCTTGATGCACTCATTAATTATATTTCAGCACTTGGATATCCTGAGGATCAGGATGGCAAATATCAAAAATATTGGCCAGCAGATGCTCATATAGTAGGTAAGGATATTTTACGGTTTCACGCCATATATTGGCCGGCATTCTTAATGGCCGCCGGATTAGAACTGCCAAAATCTATTATGGCTCATGGATGGTGGACTAATCAGGGACAAAAAATTTCAAAATCTATTGGCAATGTCATTGATCCATTAAAGCTTAGCGATGAATTTGGCGTCGATCAGGTAAGATATTTTTTAATGCGCGAAATTACCTTTGGTGCTGATGGTAATTATTCACCAGAAAATCTAATTAACAGAGTTAATAGTGAACTGGCTAATAAAATAGGAAATTTACTGCAACGTACCAGTACTTTGGTACATAAATATATGGCAGGAAAAGTTCCGGAGATTAATTCAAATCAACTAGAACAGGCTTATAATTTACCAATTCTGATAATGGCAGCACAGATGCCTCAGTCTAATGCAATATTAATGGCATCGCTTGAAATAAATAATGTCTTAAATAATATCATAATTCTTAGCGAACAGGCAAATATTTACATTGATCAACAAGCTCCGTGGAAACTGGCTCTTACAGATATTAATCAAACAAAGCTAGTATTATTTGTATTACTTGAGACCTTAAGATTTATCGCTATTATGTTACAGCCATTTACCCCAGAGGCAGCTAACATAATGCTTAATCAATTGGGAATTCCCTCTTCGCAAAGAAACTTTGCCTACCTAAATAAAAATTATGCGATTACCTCTGGTAGTGAGTTATTACCTCCTACAGCTGTTTTTCCTAGAATAGGATAA
- a CDS encoding IS5 family transposase (programmed frameshift): MRYKNLSILSEEHFRRLTGVRNSTFEKMVGILKTEKQINRRYQGGRRASLSMEDSLLMTLEYLREYRTYFHIAKNYGVSESSAFKTIRFVEDTLIKHPDFALPGKKALVKSGMEYELVLIDATESPIERPPKKQKYYYSGKKKRHTLKTQIVVDKKSKRVICTSFSNGKRHDFKLFKESRTHILPEVKVITDTGYQGLQKIHTNSELPKKKSKKNALTKEDKKNNRSLASDRVLNENVIGMLKRFKIIADKYRNRRKRFGLRFNLIAGLYNWELGK; the protein is encoded by the exons ATGAGATATAAAAATTTAAGCATTTTATCGGAAGAGCATTTTAGAAGATTAACAGGGGTAAGAAATAGTACATTTGAAAAGATGGTAGGGATTTTAAAGACAGAGAAACAAATAAATAGGAGGTACCAAGGTGGCAGAAGAGCTAGTCTTAGTATGGAAGACAGCCTATTAATGACACTTGAATATTTAAGGGAATACCGTACCTATTTTCATATAGCTAAGAATTATGGAGTTAGCGAAAGCAGTGCATTTAAAACAATTCGTTTTGTTGAAGACACTCTAATAAAACATCCGGATTTTGCTCTTCCAGGTAAGAAGGCTCTAGTTAAAAGCGGTATGGAGTATGAATTAGTTTTAATAGATGCTACAGAAAGCCCTATAGAGCGACCCC CAAAAAAACAGAAATACTATTACTCAGGTAAAAAGAAAAGACATACGTTAAAGACTCAAATAGTAGTAGATAAGAAAAGCAAACGAGTCATATGCACTTCTTTTTCCAATGGTAAGCGTCATGATTTTAAATTATTTAAAGAATCAAGAACCCATATACTGCCTGAGGTTAAAGTGATTACTGATACTGGTTATCAAGGCTTACAGAAGATTCATACAAATTCTGAGCTACCAAAGAAAAAGAGTAAAAAGAATGCTTTAACTAAAGAAGATAAGAAAAATAATAGAAGTTTAGCAAGTGACAGAGTATTAAATGAAAATGTTATCGGTATGTTAAAGCGTTTTAAAATAATTGCTGATAAATATCGAAATAGACGCAAAAGATTTGGTCTTAGGTTCAATTTAATTGCTGGTTTATATAATTGGGAGCTTGGTAAATGA
- a CDS encoding IS630 family transposase, with protein MKKALKHPKAKEEERLEFQNKIKKYEAEEKVIVFTDESGFVHSAPRTHGYSAKGKRCYGVHDWHPSKRTNVIGALVGKSLLTVSIFDGNVNTVIFNSWVEQDLIPKLPNNSVVVTDNASFHKSPYLKTMIEKAGHILEYLPPYSPDLNPIEPKWAQAKSRRRKYRCDVDTLFEKYML; from the coding sequence ATAAAAAAAGCTTTAAAACATCCGAAGGCAAAAGAAGAAGAGAGGTTAGAATTTCAGAATAAGATAAAAAAGTACGAGGCAGAGGAAAAAGTTATTGTCTTTACCGATGAGAGCGGGTTTGTCCATAGCGCGCCTAGAACTCACGGATATTCGGCAAAAGGCAAGAGGTGTTATGGTGTTCATGATTGGCATCCGTCAAAAAGAACTAATGTTATAGGGGCATTAGTAGGTAAATCGCTGCTAACCGTGTCAATTTTTGACGGCAATGTTAATACAGTTATTTTTAACAGCTGGGTAGAACAAGATTTAATACCGAAATTACCTAATAATTCCGTGGTTGTGACAGACAATGCAAGTTTCCATAAAAGTCCGTATTTAAAAACTATGATAGAAAAAGCTGGTCATATATTGGAGTACTTACCGCCTTATTCTCCTGATTTGAATCCTATTGAACCAAAATGGGCTCAAGCTAAATCTAGAAGAAGGAAATATCGCTGTGACGTAGACACTCTGTTTGAAAAGTACATGTTATAA
- a CDS encoding IS630 transposase-related protein: MTYSIDFRKKVLAIKEKEKMSFESISKRFGVGKNTVFVWTKKISPLKNRNRASKKIPIDKLDLFRNSFTKLPII; the protein is encoded by the coding sequence ATGACATATTCGATAGATTTTAGAAAGAAAGTACTGGCTATCAAAGAAAAAGAGAAGATGAGTTTTGAATCAATATCAAAACGTTTTGGAGTAGGAAAAAACACGGTATTTGTATGGACTAAAAAAATATCTCCTCTAAAGAATAGGAATAGAGCTTCGAAAAAAATACCGATTGATAAATTAGACCTCTTTCGAAACTCATTTACCAAGCTCCCAATTATATAA
- a CDS encoding succinate dehydrogenase iron-sulfur subunit: MAELRLPPNSKVLEGKMHVGLDTAKIPQKLKIYRYDPDTKENPRMDTYEIDRDQCGPMVLDALIKIKNELDSTLSFRRSCREGICGSCAMNIDGTNTLACIKPIDSIQGDIKIYPLPHMQVIKDLIPDMTHFYAQYESIQPWLKTDSPKPAGSEQLQSPEDREKLDGLYECILCACCSTSCPSYWWNSEKYLGPAVLLQAYRWISDSRDEYAGERLDDLEDPFKLYRCHTIMNCTKTCPKGLNPAKAISEIKKLMVQRQGV; encoded by the coding sequence ATGGCTGAACTTAGGCTCCCGCCAAACTCAAAAGTACTAGAAGGAAAAATGCATGTTGGACTTGATACTGCAAAAATTCCTCAAAAATTAAAGATTTATAGATATGATCCTGATACAAAAGAAAATCCAAGAATGGATACGTATGAAATTGACCGAGATCAATGTGGTCCGATGGTACTTGATGCTTTAATAAAAATTAAGAATGAGTTAGATTCAACTTTGAGTTTTAGACGTTCATGCCGTGAAGGTATATGCGGCAGCTGTGCTATGAATATAGATGGAACCAACACATTAGCTTGCATTAAACCAATAGACTCGATCCAGGGAGACATTAAAATTTATCCATTGCCACATATGCAGGTTATTAAAGACTTGATACCTGATATGACACATTTTTATGCTCAATATGAATCTATTCAACCATGGCTTAAAACTGATAGTCCAAAACCAGCAGGAAGTGAACAGCTACAATCTCCGGAGGATCGTGAAAAATTGGATGGGTTATATGAATGTATATTGTGCGCTTGCTGTTCTACCTCATGCCCAAGCTATTGGTGGAATAGTGAAAAATATCTGGGGCCGGCAGTATTATTACAAGCATATAGATGGATCTCTGACTCTAGAGATGAATATGCAGGCGAACGTCTGGATGATCTAGAAGATCCATTCAAATTATATCGCTGTCATACTATTATGAATTGTACAAAAACCTGTCCTAAAGGACTAAATCCGGCAAAAGCCATTTCAGAAATCAAAAAATTAATGGTTCAACGTCAAGGTGTTTAA
- a CDS encoding head-tail connector protein → MLTQNSFKIIEILPQELWQLNEVKNYLRISDDYDDNLITNLIDTALVAAENFIGLSLINKHIEFRAKLQKQQQFVLKYQPIQKIEEIFTEKDEEKTVLNNRPLSKLIYQDPNYINQQLN, encoded by the coding sequence ATGTTGACCCAAAATAGTTTTAAAATTATTGAAATACTACCGCAGGAATTATGGCAATTGAATGAAGTCAAAAATTATCTGAGAATATCAGACGATTATGATGATAATTTAATAACTAATTTAATTGATACTGCGCTGGTGGCAGCTGAGAATTTTATCGGTTTAAGTTTAATTAACAAGCATATAGAATTTCGAGCTAAGTTACAGAAACAACAGCAATTCGTGCTAAAATATCAACCGATACAGAAAATAGAAGAGATATTTACTGAGAAAGATGAAGAGAAAACGGTACTTAACAATAGACCTCTTTCGAAACTCATTTACCAAGATCCCAATTATATAAACCAGCAATTAAATTGA
- a CDS encoding phage major capsid protein, whose protein sequence is MFNYGSYVQMISQKFIIKSIADNNITITGYASVYNVVDQQNDIIIKGTFLSPDNQTVKFLWQHDIIQPIGAIKSLHEDNYGLQIEAVINGNIRSGREAIELVKQGAVDGLSIGFNLQSAYYNHLGQRVIEKAELLEVSIVTFPANTHAKIYNIVNVNQQEHMNIEATNSENTEQITKQIKMLEDKINNIQTVLARPELGNDNNNIEYKAAFGDYLRKGNMNSLIQKSLSSAAGEGDVLLVPTLYSKIVGEIKARSPMRQLASIETISTNALDVVIEDGKFTSGWIGDAERREDTETPKLKQKRILVHELYAQPKATQALIDDSAIQIEDWLVKCLINSFIKIENAAFINGSGEKQPKGILHDDHKIKNIDVGDIKLQDLLLNLINDLDEEYLTNASFLMNRTTLSAIQQLKDETGRFIWQQTFTESLSHTIFGIPVVCCAEMPSIEVGKCAIAFGDFDSAYKIVDRSGVNIMRDQYTEKPFVKFYTVKRVGGDVVNPEALRFAKF, encoded by the coding sequence GTGTTTAATTATGGTAGTTATGTGCAGATGATCTCGCAAAAATTCATTATCAAATCCATCGCAGATAATAATATTACAATCACTGGTTATGCCAGCGTCTATAACGTTGTGGATCAGCAGAATGATATTATTATTAAAGGAACGTTCTTAAGTCCAGATAATCAAACGGTAAAGTTTTTATGGCAGCATGATATTATTCAGCCAATTGGGGCTATAAAATCTTTGCATGAAGATAATTACGGTTTGCAAATAGAAGCGGTAATTAATGGCAATATCAGATCAGGTCGTGAAGCTATTGAACTGGTAAAGCAAGGTGCAGTAGATGGCCTTAGTATCGGCTTTAATTTACAATCAGCATATTATAATCATTTGGGACAGCGAGTTATTGAAAAAGCCGAATTACTGGAAGTAAGCATTGTTACTTTCCCGGCAAATACCCATGCTAAAATCTATAATATAGTTAACGTCAATCAACAGGAACATATGAATATAGAAGCAACAAACAGTGAGAATACCGAACAAATAACTAAACAAATCAAAATGTTAGAGGATAAAATTAATAATATTCAAACTGTATTAGCGCGCCCAGAACTGGGAAACGACAATAATAATATTGAATATAAAGCAGCCTTTGGTGATTATCTTCGAAAAGGTAATATGAATTCATTAATTCAGAAATCACTAAGTAGTGCAGCTGGTGAAGGTGATGTGTTATTAGTACCGACACTATATAGTAAAATTGTTGGCGAGATAAAAGCACGTTCACCAATGAGACAACTGGCATCAATAGAAACCATCTCTACTAATGCGCTTGATGTAGTCATTGAAGACGGTAAATTTACCAGTGGTTGGATTGGTGATGCTGAGCGACGTGAAGACACCGAAACTCCAAAATTAAAGCAAAAAAGAATATTAGTGCACGAGCTTTATGCTCAACCAAAAGCCACTCAGGCGTTAATTGATGATTCTGCGATTCAGATTGAGGATTGGTTGGTAAAATGTTTGATAAATAGTTTCATTAAAATAGAAAATGCAGCTTTTATTAATGGTAGTGGTGAGAAACAGCCGAAAGGAATTTTACATGATGATCATAAAATCAAAAACATAGATGTTGGAGATATTAAGCTACAGGATTTGTTACTCAATCTTATTAATGATCTTGATGAAGAATATTTAACCAATGCAAGTTTTTTAATGAATAGGACAACTTTATCAGCAATTCAACAGCTTAAAGATGAAACCGGCAGATTTATCTGGCAGCAAACTTTTACTGAGTCATTGTCGCATACTATTTTTGGTATACCAGTGGTTTGTTGTGCAGAGATGCCGTCAATTGAAGTAGGTAAATGCGCAATAGCTTTTGGAGATTTTGACTCAGCTTATAAGATTGTCGATCGCAGCGGTGTCAATATTATGCGCGACCAGTACACAGAGAAACCTTTTGTAAAGTTCTATACAGTAAAAAGAGTGGGCGGCGATGTAGTAAATCCTGAAGCACTGAGATTTGCTAAATTTTAG
- a CDS encoding type II toxin-antitoxin system RatA family toxin, with amino-acid sequence MHSFHQLKILPYPPKLLFDLVLAVEDYPQFLPWCQAARIVSQDQCQIIAELVIKFKTFVEKYQSRIIYTITPTGEYIIEVEAISGPFKYLQNRWLFHNEEMETSVVEFSINFQFKSLLLDKLIGLFFYRAVEKLMEAFEKRALLLRE; translated from the coding sequence GTGCATTCTTTTCATCAACTTAAAATACTACCATATCCACCAAAATTATTATTTGATTTGGTGCTTGCAGTAGAAGATTACCCACAATTCTTACCATGGTGTCAAGCAGCTCGGATAGTTTCACAAGACCAATGCCAAATTATCGCAGAATTAGTAATCAAGTTTAAAACTTTTGTAGAAAAATATCAATCACGCATAATATATACGATTACACCCACAGGAGAATATATTATTGAAGTTGAAGCAATTTCTGGTCCATTTAAATATTTACAAAACAGATGGTTGTTTCATAATGAGGAAATGGAAACTAGCGTAGTAGAGTTTTCTATTAATTTTCAATTTAAGTCTTTGTTATTAGATAAACTAATAGGTTTATTTTTTTATAGAGCGGTAGAGAAGTTAATGGAAGCTTTTGAGAAAAGAGCTTTACTATTAAGAGAGTAG